In Planctomycetaceae bacterium, the following are encoded in one genomic region:
- a CDS encoding carbamoyltransferase, whose product MTAILGISAFYHDSAAALVVDGRVVAAAQEERFTRKKHDHEFPVRAIEYCLSEAGLTGQQLDLVGFYDKPFLKFERLLETYLAFAPAGFRSFLKAIPLWLGQKLHLPREIRRGLGGAYKKRCVFVEHHESHAASAFFPSPFEEAAVVTLDGVGEWATASLGRGAGNRVSLSHELHFPHSLGLLYSAFTYFCGFKVNSGEYKLMGLAPYGRPVYADAIRNTLLDIKPDGSFRMDMSYFNYCQGLTMTNRKFARLFGGPPRRPESPLTQREMDLAASVQLVCEEIMLAIVRQAHALTGQRNLCLAGGVALNCVGNGRILREGPFENIWIQPAAGDAGGALGTAMFIWHQLLDKPRTVGRTDSQNGTLLGPRFETPAVQAFLDEQQAPYELIDDEDELCRRTAALIASGNVVGWMQGRMEFGPRALGSRSILGDARSRDMQSTLNLKIKFRESFRPFAPAVLREKVDQYFQMRPHQDSAYMLLVAPVAADKRLDGADDGAAGLDKLKTARSQIPAVTHVDYSARVQTVDQRHGRFYRLLKAFEAATGCPVVINTSFNVRGEPIVCSPADAYRCFMATNMDALVIENCLLLKKDQPQATEHKIDEYLAKFSLD is encoded by the coding sequence ATGACGGCGATTCTGGGAATCTCGGCTTTCTATCACGACTCCGCCGCCGCGTTGGTGGTTGACGGGCGCGTGGTGGCCGCGGCGCAGGAGGAGCGCTTCACGCGCAAGAAGCATGACCACGAGTTTCCCGTCCGCGCCATCGAGTACTGCCTGTCCGAGGCGGGTCTGACCGGTCAGCAGTTGGACCTGGTGGGCTTCTATGACAAGCCCTTCCTGAAGTTCGAGCGCCTCCTCGAGACGTACCTGGCATTCGCACCGGCAGGTTTCCGCTCGTTCCTCAAGGCCATCCCGCTATGGCTGGGACAGAAGCTGCACCTGCCCCGCGAGATCCGCCGCGGGCTCGGCGGGGCCTACAAGAAGCGGTGCGTCTTCGTCGAGCACCACGAATCGCACGCCGCCAGCGCGTTCTTCCCCTCGCCGTTCGAAGAGGCCGCCGTCGTCACCCTCGACGGCGTGGGCGAGTGGGCCACCGCCAGCCTCGGCCGCGGCGCGGGCAACCGCGTGAGCCTCTCGCACGAGCTGCACTTCCCGCACTCGCTGGGACTGCTCTATTCGGCGTTCACGTATTTCTGCGGTTTCAAGGTCAACAGCGGCGAGTACAAGTTGATGGGCCTAGCGCCGTACGGCCGGCCGGTCTATGCCGACGCGATCCGCAACACGCTGCTGGACATCAAGCCCGACGGCTCGTTCCGGATGGACATGTCGTACTTTAACTATTGCCAGGGCCTGACGATGACCAACCGCAAATTCGCCCGCCTGTTCGGCGGCCCGCCGCGGCGCCCCGAAAGCCCCCTGACGCAGCGCGAAATGGACCTGGCCGCCTCGGTGCAACTGGTTTGCGAAGAAATCATGCTGGCCATTGTGCGCCAAGCCCATGCCTTGACGGGGCAACGCAATCTGTGCCTCGCCGGCGGCGTGGCGCTCAACTGCGTCGGCAACGGCCGCATCCTGCGCGAAGGGCCTTTCGAAAACATCTGGATTCAGCCGGCCGCGGGCGACGCCGGCGGCGCGCTGGGCACGGCGATGTTCATCTGGCACCAACTGCTCGACAAGCCGCGCACGGTTGGGCGGACCGACAGCCAGAACGGTACGCTGCTGGGCCCGCGATTCGAAACCCCCGCCGTGCAGGCGTTCCTTGATGAGCAACAGGCGCCCTACGAGTTGATCGACGACGAAGACGAACTCTGCCGCCGCACCGCCGCACTGATCGCCTCGGGCAACGTCGTCGGATGGATGCAAGGCCGCATGGAGTTCGGCCCCCGCGCCCTGGGCAGCCGCAGCATCCTCGGCGACGCGCGAAGTCGCGACATGCAGTCGACCCTCAACCTCAAGATCAAGTTCCGCGAGTCGTTCCGACCCTTCGCCCCGGCCGTGCTGCGGGAGAAGGTCGACCAGTACTTCCAGATGCGCCCCCACCAGGACAGCGCCTACATGCTGCTGGTGGCTCCGGTGGCCGCGGACAAACGCCTCGACGGCGCCGACGACGGGGCGGCCGGTCTGGACAAGCTCAAGACCGCCCGCTCGCAGATCCCCGCCGTCACGCACGTGGATTACTCCGCACGCGTTCAAACCGTCGACCAGCGCCACGGGCGGTTCTACCGTTTGCTCAAGGCCTTCGAAGCCGCCACCGGATGCCCCGTCGTTATCAACACCAGCTTCAACGTGCGGGGCGAGCCGATCGTCTGCTCCCCCGCCGACGCGTACCGGTGCTTCATGGCCACCAATATGGACGCCCTGGTGATCGAGAACTGCCTGCTGCTGAAAAAGGATCAGCCCCAGGCCACGGAGCACAAGATCGACGAGTACCTGGCGAAGTTCAGCCTGGATTAG
- a CDS encoding diguanylate cyclase has protein sequence MAKEESQVDHVTPIIERCLAMDTLASEVYLQLAGASAAAKLQEFWKKMADEECSHIEHWRRILVWAKRGAIPDVFENPTVIERELAVGESKVRELLDSSGSISDVQKAFLIAYRLEFYLLHPAFSKLFRVADVFAEGSNIEEQYDLHVREFVDMISLYGATSPELDLIGNVLQRLWQSNRELTTRHAEDFLTGVLSRRGLYSMMTPFSFLAQRANHQVGIMMIDLDGFKRINDLHGHFAGDRVLETLAEIIKTRIRRSDLVGRFGGDEFLVFLSQVTLDQLRTVGKEICHRCAAADRVPSFTVSIGASHGTIGINVEKDLDQLIDLADRRLYQAKASGRNAVVVD, from the coding sequence ATGGCGAAGGAAGAATCGCAAGTCGATCATGTCACGCCGATCATCGAGCGGTGCCTGGCGATGGACACCCTGGCCTCGGAGGTCTATCTGCAGTTGGCCGGCGCCTCGGCGGCGGCGAAGCTGCAGGAGTTCTGGAAGAAGATGGCCGACGAAGAATGCTCGCACATCGAGCACTGGCGGCGGATCCTGGTCTGGGCCAAGCGCGGCGCCATCCCCGACGTGTTCGAGAATCCCACTGTCATCGAGCGCGAGCTGGCGGTCGGCGAGAGCAAGGTGCGCGAGCTGCTGGACTCCAGCGGCAGCATTTCCGACGTGCAGAAGGCGTTCCTGATCGCCTACCGCCTGGAGTTCTACCTGCTGCATCCGGCGTTCAGCAAGCTCTTCCGTGTCGCCGACGTCTTTGCCGAGGGCTCGAATATCGAAGAGCAGTACGACCTGCACGTCCGCGAGTTCGTCGACATGATCAGCCTGTACGGCGCCACCTCGCCGGAACTGGACCTCATCGGCAACGTGCTGCAGCGCCTGTGGCAGTCCAACCGCGAGCTGACCACCCGCCATGCCGAAGATTTCCTCACCGGCGTGCTCAGCCGCCGCGGCCTCTACAGCATGATGACGCCGTTTTCATTCCTGGCCCAGCGCGCCAACCACCAGGTCGGGATCATGATGATCGACCTGGACGGCTTCAAACGCATCAATGACCTGCACGGGCATTTCGCCGGCGACCGTGTTCTGGAGACGCTGGCCGAGATCATCAAGACGCGCATCCGCCGCAGCGACCTGGTGGGGCGGTTCGGCGGCGACGAGTTCCTGGTCTTCCTCAGCCAGGTCACGCTCGACCAGCTCCGCACGGTGGGAAAGGAAATCTGCCACCGCTGCGCCGCGGCCGACCGCGTGCCCTCCTTCACCGTCAGCATCGGGGCCTCCCACGGCACCATCGGGATCAACGTCGAGAAAGACCTTGACCAACTCATCGACCTGGCCGACCGGCGTCTCTACCAGGCCAAGGCCTCCGGGCGCAACGCCGTGGTGGTGGACTGA
- a CDS encoding ATP-binding protein has protein sequence MAATLRKQILVGYGIGLALIVVLLAWAILNLVNLGQASDAILHENYRSILAAENMIDSIERQDSATLLVMLDYDSEGQAQFQANQDQFLEWMARAKGNITISGEADILASVESGYSAYLANFSKLRELRKSAPPKAGQFYHESVLPSFTQVRDAAVRLRDINQRTMFAASRRASQVADRAIWSTLIVAAAAIGLGLGFSLLLSKRLVRPIRQMIRATEALAEGDYDVRAYGSGSDELARLAKDFNAMAEKLGRYHRLNVERIMTEKRKSDAVLASIEDGVMLVDSQFRLTNINRQAGVILGVKPEEASGRPFLDVVKNEQLFDLVRQTAKSGRSPEVEEGRDILTLGGEDSPRHYLVGITPVVGDGAGPSGVVLLLRDVTRMKELERMKSEFVMAASHELKTPLQSLGMSIELLREAPAHLDDKQRQLLDVAGEELERLRSMVSDLLDLSRIEAGKVEMEFGRVPPALLVDKAVDVFKEQSRNKHVELIGDVPREIPHVRADISKITWVLTNLIGNALRYARTRITVSARHGGPWVYLAVEDDGEGIPLECQSRIFEKFAQVKSAQSAGGTGLGLNICREIVRAHKGTIWLDSTPGKGTAFTFTLPLAGQEQEIHHER, from the coding sequence ATGGCGGCTACCCTCCGTAAACAGATCCTGGTTGGTTATGGTATTGGCCTGGCGCTGATCGTGGTGTTGCTGGCGTGGGCCATCCTGAACCTGGTCAATCTCGGCCAGGCCAGCGACGCGATCCTGCACGAGAACTATAGAAGTATTCTGGCCGCGGAGAATATGATCGACTCGATCGAGCGTCAGGATTCGGCGACGCTGCTGGTGATGCTCGATTATGACAGCGAGGGGCAGGCCCAGTTTCAGGCAAACCAGGACCAATTTCTGGAATGGATGGCCCGGGCCAAAGGCAATATCACCATCTCCGGCGAGGCCGATATCCTCGCCTCCGTTGAGTCGGGCTACTCTGCATACCTGGCCAACTTTTCCAAACTTCGCGAGTTGAGGAAGTCGGCTCCGCCCAAGGCCGGCCAATTCTATCACGAGTCCGTTCTGCCTTCGTTCACGCAGGTGCGGGACGCGGCGGTGCGGCTGCGTGATATCAACCAGCGCACCATGTTCGCCGCCAGCCGGAGAGCCTCGCAGGTGGCTGACAGGGCGATCTGGTCGACGCTCATTGTGGCCGCGGCGGCTATCGGACTGGGTTTGGGTTTCAGCCTGTTGCTGAGCAAACGGCTGGTTCGACCCATCCGGCAGATGATACGGGCCACCGAGGCGCTGGCCGAAGGCGACTACGACGTCCGGGCCTACGGCAGCGGCTCCGACGAGTTGGCCCGCCTGGCCAAAGACTTCAATGCCATGGCGGAGAAGCTCGGCCGTTATCACCGCCTTAACGTTGAGCGAATCATGACCGAGAAGCGCAAGAGCGATGCTGTCCTGGCCAGCATCGAGGATGGCGTGATGCTCGTGGATTCGCAGTTTCGTCTGACCAACATCAACCGCCAGGCGGGGGTCATTCTGGGCGTCAAGCCGGAAGAGGCCTCAGGCAGGCCATTCCTTGACGTGGTCAAGAACGAGCAGCTTTTCGACCTCGTCCGGCAGACGGCGAAATCGGGGCGTTCGCCGGAGGTTGAAGAAGGCCGCGACATTTTGACCCTTGGCGGCGAAGACTCGCCCAGGCACTATCTCGTGGGCATCACGCCGGTCGTCGGCGATGGCGCAGGGCCGTCGGGAGTGGTGCTGCTTTTGCGGGACGTGACGCGGATGAAGGAACTGGAGCGAATGAAGAGCGAGTTTGTGATGGCGGCGTCCCATGAACTCAAGACCCCGCTGCAAAGCCTTGGCATGAGCATCGAGTTGCTCAGGGAGGCCCCCGCCCACCTCGACGATAAGCAGCGACAATTGCTGGATGTGGCCGGGGAAGAGTTGGAGCGGCTGCGGAGCATGGTCAGCGACCTATTGGACCTGTCGAGGATCGAGGCGGGCAAAGTCGAGATGGAATTCGGCCGCGTCCCTCCCGCGCTGCTGGTCGACAAGGCCGTGGACGTATTCAAAGAGCAGTCCAGGAACAAGCACGTGGAACTGATTGGAGATGTCCCGCGGGAGATTCCGCACGTGCGGGCCGACATCAGCAAGATCACCTGGGTGCTGACGAACCTGATCGGCAACGCACTGCGGTACGCCCGGACCCGCATCACCGTCTCGGCCAGACACGGCGGGCCTTGGGTGTACCTGGCGGTGGAAGATGACGGGGAAGGCATACCGTTGGAATGTCAGAGCCGTATTTTCGAGAAGTTTGCGCAGGTCAAGAGCGCCCAGAGCGCCGGTGGGACGGGCCTGGGGCTGAATATCTGCCGGGAGATCGTGCGCGCTCACAAGGGGACGATCTGGCTGGATTCAACTCCCGGAAAAGGAACCGCCTTTACATTCACCTTGCCCCTGGCTGGGCAAGAACAGGAGATTCACCATGAACGCTAA
- a CDS encoding response regulator → MNAKPVLVVDDEKNIRLTLSQALETLDLKVDCAINGEEALAALEKKSYGLILLDLKMPGMDGIEVLRRVRQSRPDIKVIIITAHGTIEKAVEAMKLGAVDFIQKPFVPREIRDLVTAVLDRDRIAADVARGYEDHIELAKKNIGQREFEAAQEHVRRAINADATRPEAFNLLGALLEISGKTLEAQKNYRAALALDPTYRPADENLSRTTGLTSKGTISMGSSKASSKEER, encoded by the coding sequence ATGAACGCTAAACCCGTGCTCGTTGTTGACGACGAGAAGAACATCCGCTTGACGCTTTCCCAGGCTCTGGAAACGTTGGACCTGAAAGTTGACTGCGCCATCAACGGCGAAGAAGCGCTGGCGGCGCTGGAAAAGAAGAGCTACGGGTTGATCCTGCTAGACCTGAAGATGCCGGGAATGGACGGCATCGAGGTGTTGCGGCGGGTGCGCCAGAGCAGGCCCGACATCAAGGTCATTATCATCACCGCCCACGGCACCATTGAAAAAGCTGTCGAGGCTATGAAACTCGGGGCGGTGGACTTCATCCAGAAGCCCTTTGTCCCCAGGGAAATTCGCGATCTGGTAACGGCCGTCCTCGACCGAGATCGCATCGCCGCGGATGTCGCCCGGGGTTATGAGGATCATATTGAGTTGGCCAAGAAGAATATCGGCCAGCGGGAGTTCGAGGCGGCGCAAGAGCACGTGCGGCGGGCGATCAACGCCGATGCGACGAGGCCGGAAGCCTTTAATCTGCTCGGGGCGCTGCTGGAGATCAGCGGCAAGACGCTCGAAGCGCAGAAGAACTACCGCGCCGCGCTGGCGCTGGATCCGACGTATCGGCCTGCCGATGAGAACCTCAGCCGCACGACGGGGTTGACTTCCAAAGGAACGATCAGCATGGGATCATCCAAGGCCTCATCCAAAGAGGAACGCTAG
- a CDS encoding TrkA family potassium uptake protein, translated as MGNDLFIVIIGCGRLGSHLANNLSRTGHAVVVVDSKEEALGNLSAEYSGFRVQGDATELAVLKQAKADKADVVIATTRDDNVNLMVVQVARKVFSVARVLARVFDPSRKPIYRQLGVESICPTSMAGDVFLETIAIPGSLGDQG; from the coding sequence ATGGGCAACGACCTGTTCATCGTCATCATCGGCTGCGGGAGGCTCGGTTCACACCTGGCCAACAATCTCAGCCGGACAGGCCATGCCGTGGTGGTCGTTGACAGCAAGGAAGAAGCCTTGGGCAACCTCTCGGCCGAATACAGTGGCTTCCGCGTGCAGGGGGATGCGACGGAACTGGCCGTGCTGAAGCAGGCCAAGGCGGACAAGGCCGACGTGGTGATCGCCACGACGCGGGACGATAACGTCAACCTGATGGTGGTCCAGGTGGCTCGAAAAGTCTTTTCCGTCGCGCGGGTGCTGGCGCGGGTGTTCGATCCCTCCCGCAAGCCGATCTACCGCCAACTGGGCGTCGAGTCGATCTGTCCGACATCGATGGCCGGAGACGTGTTTCTGGAGACTATCGCGATTCCGGGCAGCTTGGGAGATCAGGGATGA
- a CDS encoding TrkA family potassium uptake protein yields MKVLIAGGGKAVYFLCRTFLAKGHHVTLVNADSDECIQMARRLKLTVVCGDASDPAILEEAGAYGADAVLAITPRDQDNLAICQLAAMQHHVPQTVALVNDPDNEVVFEQLGVKAFSTARTIASIIEQHTTLDEITNLIPAGEGKVNITEVKLQTDAPVVGKTLRELSLPSDALIAVVLRHTEAIVPRGETQLQAGDRIVLITLPSNHGPVLKAVTGESD; encoded by the coding sequence ATGAAAGTTCTGATTGCCGGCGGCGGAAAAGCGGTCTACTTTTTGTGCCGGACGTTCCTGGCCAAAGGACATCACGTCACGCTGGTCAACGCCGACAGCGACGAGTGCATCCAGATGGCCCGCCGCCTCAAGCTTACCGTCGTCTGCGGCGACGCCAGCGACCCGGCGATTCTCGAGGAGGCCGGAGCGTATGGCGCCGACGCGGTGCTGGCCATCACGCCCCGTGACCAGGATAATCTGGCCATTTGCCAGTTGGCGGCGATGCAGCATCACGTGCCCCAGACGGTGGCGCTGGTGAACGACCCGGACAATGAAGTGGTCTTTGAGCAACTGGGCGTGAAAGCATTTTCCACCGCGCGGACCATCGCCAGCATTATCGAGCAGCACACGACGCTGGATGAAATCACCAACCTGATCCCCGCGGGGGAGGGCAAGGTCAACATCACCGAAGTTAAGCTGCAAACCGACGCGCCCGTGGTCGGCAAGACGCTGCGGGAACTGTCCCTGCCCAGCGACGCCCTGATCGCGGTCGTCCTGCGTCATACCGAGGCCATCGTTCCCCGCGGCGAGACGCAACTGCAGGCCGGCGACCGAATCGTCCTGATTACCCTGCCGTCCAACCACGGGCCCGTGCTCAAGGCCGTCACCGGCGAGTCCGACTGA
- a CDS encoding TrkH family potassium uptake protein: MREARYLRRRYQTILSYLGLILVLCGLLMLTPLAALIVWPQEGSQAWSFILPAVLMGGLGLAAWRWPRHRSEALSVQEGGVIVLLSWILVSLFSAWPLMASAGLNFTQALFESVSGWTTTGLSVVDVAGASHMILLWRSIMQLAGGAGLAIIALSALTGPTGPAVSLAEGREQLVPHVRQSAKLVTLIYSGYAVVGTVALRLAGMNWFDAVNQSFPAVSTGGFSNHAEGIAYWDSPAVEAVLIVLMVMGNLNFITAWLLLRGKFRAICRNGEVRLMALLIPVSALLVFLLTARGLYPALSKSIRVAVFETVSALTTTGFSTVSYGDWNSFGWGTLIVLMLIGGGACSTAGGIKQYRVYLLWKGLIWEMRRGLLPRRAVTAQPVWEAEQQVFLADGRFRQLGVFVFLYLLTYVAGAAILAAHGYGLKESLFEYASALGTVGLSVGVTSAAAPAGVLWAETVGMLLGRLEFFVVFISAIKLIRDARGMISAED, encoded by the coding sequence TTGAGAGAAGCCAGATATCTTCGACGGCGATATCAGACAATCCTCTCCTACCTGGGATTGATCCTGGTCCTTTGCGGACTGCTGATGCTCACGCCGCTGGCGGCGCTGATCGTCTGGCCGCAGGAGGGCTCGCAGGCGTGGAGCTTCATCCTGCCGGCGGTCCTCATGGGGGGCCTGGGGCTTGCGGCATGGCGATGGCCGCGCCACAGGAGCGAGGCGTTGTCCGTCCAGGAAGGCGGCGTGATCGTCCTCCTGAGTTGGATCCTCGTGAGCTTATTCTCCGCCTGGCCGCTGATGGCGTCGGCGGGGCTGAACTTCACTCAAGCCCTGTTCGAATCCGTCAGCGGCTGGACCACAACGGGGCTGTCGGTAGTCGACGTCGCCGGCGCCAGCCACATGATCCTGCTGTGGCGGAGCATCATGCAGTTGGCCGGCGGTGCGGGGTTGGCCATTATTGCCCTGTCAGCCCTTACCGGTCCGACCGGACCGGCGGTGTCTCTGGCCGAAGGGCGCGAGCAGCTTGTGCCGCACGTCCGGCAGTCGGCCAAATTGGTGACCCTGATCTACAGCGGATACGCGGTTGTAGGCACTGTCGCGCTGCGCCTGGCGGGAATGAACTGGTTCGACGCGGTCAATCAGTCCTTCCCCGCGGTGTCTACCGGAGGGTTCTCCAACCATGCCGAGGGCATTGCGTACTGGGATTCGCCGGCTGTCGAGGCGGTGCTGATCGTGCTGATGGTCATGGGGAACCTCAACTTCATCACCGCCTGGCTGCTGCTGCGCGGGAAGTTCCGGGCCATCTGCCGCAACGGCGAAGTGCGCCTGATGGCGCTCTTGATCCCGGTCTCGGCGCTGCTGGTGTTCCTGCTGACGGCCCGGGGTTTGTATCCGGCTTTGAGCAAGAGCATCCGCGTGGCGGTCTTTGAAACGGTTTCGGCCTTGACGACCACGGGCTTCTCTACCGTCAGCTATGGCGACTGGAATTCGTTTGGTTGGGGAACGCTCATCGTGTTGATGCTGATCGGCGGGGGCGCGTGCTCGACAGCCGGCGGGATCAAACAGTACCGGGTCTATCTGCTGTGGAAAGGCCTGATCTGGGAGATGCGCCGCGGACTGTTGCCCCGCAGGGCCGTCACGGCACAACCGGTATGGGAGGCGGAACAGCAGGTGTTCCTCGCCGACGGGCGTTTCCGCCAACTCGGGGTCTTCGTCTTCCTCTATCTGCTGACGTATGTTGCCGGGGCGGCGATTCTTGCCGCGCACGGATATGGGCTCAAGGAGTCGCTCTTCGAGTATGCCTCCGCTCTCGGGACTGTCGGGCTGTCGGTGGGCGTCACCTCGGCGGCCGCGCCCGCAGGCGTCCTCTGGGCCGAGACTGTCGGAATGCTCCTGGGTCGTCTGGAGTTCTTCGTCGTCTTCATCAGCGCGATCAAGCTGATTCGAGACGCCCGGGGGATGATCAGTGCCGAAGATTGA
- a CDS encoding acetate kinase, with amino-acid sequence MKVFVVNCGSSSIKYQLFSMATESVLAKGIVERVGQDGAKLTHTKGNGDRLQKQVEAPNHSAALALVVETLLDKDAGVLSSIGEIEGVGHRVVHGGEAISASTIIDQRVIDIIKDNARLAPLHNPANLSGIESAMAVIPHVPHVAVFDTAFLATLPPVAYRYAVPTEWYTEHHVRRYGFHGTSHRFVTQRAAEILGKSVDKVNLITVHLGNGCSMTAISGGKAVDHSMGMTPLEGLVMGTRSGDIDPAIVLYMQREGATAQEIDKTLNSRSGLLGLSGKLSDMRDLLEQVDAGDKNAELAVEVFVYRIVKYIGAYHAILPGLDAVILTGGIGENSLPVRRRICKALARLGAEGDNHRNEQTRGGKAGAITTDASRLAVWVVPTNEELMIARDTAALAGK; translated from the coding sequence ATGAAGGTTTTTGTGGTTAACTGCGGCAGTAGTTCGATCAAGTACCAGTTGTTCAGCATGGCCACCGAGTCGGTTCTGGCCAAGGGCATCGTCGAGCGGGTGGGGCAGGACGGGGCCAAGCTCACGCACACCAAGGGAAACGGGGATCGCTTGCAGAAGCAGGTCGAGGCCCCCAACCACTCCGCGGCGCTGGCGCTGGTCGTCGAGACCCTGCTGGACAAGGACGCCGGCGTGCTGTCGAGCATCGGCGAGATCGAGGGCGTCGGACACCGCGTGGTGCATGGCGGCGAAGCGATCTCCGCCTCGACGATCATCGACCAGCGCGTCATCGACATCATCAAAGACAACGCCCGCCTGGCCCCGCTGCACAACCCGGCGAACCTGTCGGGCATCGAAAGCGCGATGGCCGTCATCCCGCACGTGCCGCACGTGGCGGTCTTCGACACCGCCTTTCTGGCGACCTTGCCGCCGGTGGCGTACCGCTATGCCGTTCCGACGGAATGGTACACCGAGCACCACGTGCGGCGGTACGGGTTCCACGGGACCAGCCATCGTTTTGTGACGCAGCGGGCGGCCGAGATCCTGGGCAAGAGCGTCGACAAGGTCAACCTTATCACCGTGCATCTGGGCAACGGGTGCTCGATGACGGCGATATCCGGCGGCAAAGCGGTGGACCATTCGATGGGGATGACGCCGCTGGAGGGGCTGGTGATGGGCACGCGCAGCGGCGACATCGACCCGGCCATCGTGCTGTACATGCAGCGCGAGGGCGCCACGGCGCAGGAGATCGACAAGACGCTCAACAGCCGCTCGGGCCTGCTGGGGCTTTCGGGCAAGCTCAGCGACATGCGCGACCTGCTCGAGCAGGTCGACGCCGGCGACAAAAATGCGGAACTGGCCGTCGAGGTATTCGTCTATCGCATTGTGAAGTACATCGGCGCCTATCACGCGATCCTGCCCGGTCTTGACGCGGTGATACTCACCGGCGGCATAGGCGAGAACTCCCTGCCCGTGCGGCGGCGCATCTGCAAGGCGCTGGCACGCCTGGGCGCTGAGGGCGACAACCATCGCAACGAGCAGACCCGCGGCGGCAAGGCCGGCGCCATCACCACCGACGCGTCGCGCCTTGCGGTCTGGGTGGTTCCGACCAACGAGGAACTGATGATCGCGCGGGACACGGCGGCCTTGGCGGGAAAATAA
- a CDS encoding LysM peptidoglycan-binding domain-containing protein: MRTDLKIGVVVGLLVATVAVIWIAVRTDPKDNKPVAAAPPAPVETVVTLRDPVPLDAPAAPETPAAPAEPAPQTPPVSDRITIDPLVMTPPAAPATPATPAAPPAGDPLAAAPPVAPPVAPPAAPQTPVVEDITQQPPVTRNVPEVLQPDIRDTTPPVVTPVAGAPSTDATTTRTYVVAAGDNGFWSVAKKMYGDGKHMDVVAKANPQVDPETLRPGQKLTIPPLPQKAAPAGGAAVIGAGLSEVAPLPGGQRVYVVKEGDAGFWGVSVAVYGHGKYYKTIEKANPGVNSDSLSVGTKLVVPPKPEEQPAGAGVTGIAAGAAADTTAVPANYRTYVVADGDAGFWDVAVKMYNDGTLYPAIAKANPGVQSRRMRIGHKLRIPPLEEARRTVAGGASVEDRPAVPSGEPAPIRDVTPPDRPATPRDSDDVSRPDFGR; this comes from the coding sequence ATGCGCACGGACCTGAAAATCGGAGTGGTGGTGGGATTGCTGGTCGCCACGGTGGCAGTGATCTGGATTGCGGTACGAACCGATCCCAAGGATAATAAGCCCGTTGCCGCGGCGCCGCCGGCTCCGGTCGAGACGGTGGTGACCCTCCGCGACCCGGTTCCGCTGGACGCGCCGGCTGCTCCGGAAACGCCTGCCGCCCCGGCAGAGCCCGCCCCGCAAACGCCGCCGGTTTCGGACCGCATCACCATCGACCCGCTGGTCATGACGCCGCCGGCAGCGCCGGCTACCCCCGCCACGCCCGCGGCGCCCCCGGCTGGCGACCCGCTGGCCGCCGCGCCTCCAGTTGCGCCTCCAGTTGCGCCTCCGGCTGCGCCTCAGACGCCGGTTGTTGAAGACATCACCCAGCAGCCGCCCGTCACGCGCAACGTTCCGGAGGTTCTCCAGCCGGATATTCGCGACACGACCCCGCCGGTGGTGACGCCGGTGGCGGGGGCGCCCTCGACCGATGCGACAACCACCCGCACCTACGTCGTCGCCGCCGGTGACAACGGGTTCTGGAGCGTGGCCAAAAAGATGTACGGTGACGGCAAGCACATGGATGTCGTCGCCAAGGCCAATCCGCAGGTTGATCCCGAGACCCTGCGACCGGGACAGAAGCTGACCATTCCGCCGCTGCCGCAGAAGGCCGCCCCCGCCGGCGGCGCGGCAGTGATCGGCGCCGGGCTCAGCGAGGTCGCGCCGTTGCCGGGCGGACAGCGTGTTTACGTCGTCAAGGAAGGCGACGCGGGGTTCTGGGGCGTTTCAGTGGCCGTCTACGGGCATGGCAAGTATTACAAGACCATCGAGAAGGCCAATCCCGGCGTCAACAGCGACTCGCTGTCGGTCGGAACCAAGTTGGTCGTCCCGCCCAAGCCTGAAGAGCAGCCCGCCGGCGCGGGTGTAACGGGTATCGCCGCGGGCGCCGCAGCCGATACGACTGCCGTCCCGGCCAACTACAGGACCTACGTGGTTGCCGACGGCGACGCGGGGTTCTGGGACGTGGCGGTCAAGATGTACAACGACGGCACGCTGTATCCGGCCATCGCCAAGGCCAACCCGGGCGTTCAGTCGCGCCGAATGCGGATCGGGCACAAGCTTCGCATTCCGCCGCTGGAAGAAGCCCGCAGGACCGTCGCCGGCGGCGCGTCTGTCGAAGACCGCCCGGCCGTGCCCTCGGGCGAACCGGCGCCGATCCGCGACGTGACCCCGCCGGATCGCCCCGCGACCCCGCGCGACAGCGACGACGTCAGCCGTCCCGATTTCGGCAGATAG